The following are encoded together in the Acidovorax sp. KKS102 genome:
- the ccoS gene encoding cbb3-type cytochrome oxidase assembly protein CcoS, whose translation MDILYLLIPLSVMLVLLILGGLWWAVYHGQFESVEQEGERILRDG comes from the coding sequence ATGGACATCCTTTATTTGCTGATTCCTTTGTCCGTAATGCTGGTGCTCCTGATTCTGGGAGGCCTGTGGTGGGCGGTGTACCACGGCCAGTTCGAAAGCGTCGAACAAGAGGGGGAGCGCATTCTCCGAGACGGTTGA
- a CDS encoding cation-translocating P-type ATPase, whose translation MFQPSAPASSAVHPSDSVADPLPPQRVELLDDPQEWLAFGRPCTPAGSPLPGGAADPATADAAATAWDSHVVLEGMHCAACALTIEDALRAVPGVLQADVSAATRRARVVWQPGQVKPSQWMEAVRHAGYRAMPAMDAFARDQRLRESRRALWRWLVAGFCMMQVMMYAWPAYVAQPGDLSGEMEQLLRWASWVITLPMVVFSCGPFFTSALRDIRLRRVSMDLPVALGMAITFVVSTAGTFDPAGIFGEEVYYDSLTMFVFFLLTGRWLELRLRDRTAGALEAVMNRLPDSVERRAADGSFARVATRRIGVGDTIRVLPGEAFPADGRITAGNTHADEALLTGESTPVARPVGSSVTAGSYNLQAPVEVLVEGTGGQTRFAQIVALMESASLQKPRLAQLADRIARPFLVAVLLAAALAAAYWWPSDPGHALMVAVAVLIVTCPCALSLATPVAMLTAAGTLARHGVLVRNLQGLEALAQVDTMVFDKTGTLTRDGMALQAVHPADGCSAQEVLDLAAALARQSMHPASRALAAAASARQLPLGRWQVMGLQEDAGQGLTATVEDATGAVAARTIRLGSVRHAGVANDAGGAALQVVLSEQAADGALNELARFDLVEDLRAEASAVVRALQQDGVAVQLLSGDRRGAVQRVATQAGIAHAQGECTPQGKLAALQALQSQGHHVAMVGDGLNDGPVLAGAHVSFAFGRAVPLAQSRADFVVLGDSLALVPQTVLLARRTLRVVRQNLWWAAAYNALCVPLAVLGWMPAWLAGLGMALSSLLVVLNAARLARDLPSLPGSPSAPLPTAALPARPDITAGGTSQPPLDLSKTPLEPV comes from the coding sequence ATGTTTCAACCCAGTGCGCCGGCTTCCTCTGCGGTGCATCCTTCTGACAGCGTGGCAGATCCGTTGCCGCCGCAGCGGGTAGAGCTGCTGGATGACCCACAGGAATGGCTGGCGTTCGGCCGACCCTGCACCCCTGCAGGTAGCCCCTTGCCGGGTGGTGCCGCTGACCCTGCCACAGCCGACGCTGCAGCCACCGCGTGGGACTCCCATGTGGTGCTGGAGGGCATGCACTGCGCGGCCTGCGCCCTCACGATCGAAGACGCCTTGCGGGCCGTGCCGGGCGTGTTGCAGGCCGATGTGAGCGCCGCCACGCGCCGGGCCCGCGTGGTGTGGCAGCCTGGCCAAGTGAAGCCGTCGCAGTGGATGGAAGCCGTGCGCCACGCGGGTTACCGCGCCATGCCCGCCATGGATGCGTTTGCGCGCGACCAGCGCCTGCGCGAGAGCCGCCGCGCGCTGTGGCGCTGGCTGGTGGCGGGCTTTTGCATGATGCAGGTGATGATGTACGCGTGGCCCGCCTACGTGGCGCAGCCTGGCGACCTGTCGGGCGAGATGGAGCAGCTGTTGCGCTGGGCCTCCTGGGTCATCACGCTGCCCATGGTGGTGTTTTCCTGCGGTCCCTTTTTTACCAGCGCGCTGCGCGACATTCGCCTGCGCCGCGTCAGCATGGACCTGCCCGTGGCGTTGGGCATGGCCATCACGTTCGTGGTCAGTACGGCGGGCACTTTTGACCCTGCAGGCATCTTTGGCGAGGAGGTGTACTACGACTCCTTGACCATGTTTGTTTTCTTCCTGCTCACCGGCCGCTGGCTGGAGCTGCGCCTGCGGGATCGCACGGCGGGTGCGCTGGAGGCCGTGATGAACCGCCTGCCCGACAGCGTGGAGCGGCGCGCGGCGGATGGCAGCTTCGCCCGCGTAGCCACGCGGCGCATTGGGGTGGGGGACACCATCCGTGTGCTGCCCGGCGAGGCGTTTCCGGCCGATGGCCGCATCACGGCAGGCAACACCCATGCTGACGAGGCTTTGCTGACGGGCGAATCCACACCCGTTGCGCGCCCCGTGGGCAGCAGCGTGACGGCGGGCAGCTACAACCTGCAGGCGCCGGTCGAGGTGCTGGTGGAAGGCACGGGCGGGCAGACCCGCTTTGCGCAAATCGTGGCGCTGATGGAAAGCGCTTCACTGCAAAAGCCCCGGCTGGCGCAGCTGGCAGACCGCATTGCGCGGCCTTTTCTGGTGGCCGTGTTGTTGGCAGCGGCGCTGGCCGCCGCCTACTGGTGGCCGTCGGACCCAGGGCATGCGCTGATGGTGGCGGTGGCGGTGCTCATCGTGACCTGCCCATGCGCGCTGTCGCTGGCCACCCCGGTGGCCATGCTCACCGCCGCGGGCACGCTGGCGCGCCATGGCGTGTTGGTGCGCAACCTTCAGGGGCTGGAGGCGCTGGCGCAGGTGGACACCATGGTGTTTGACAAGACCGGTACGCTGACCCGCGACGGTATGGCGCTGCAAGCGGTGCACCCTGCGGACGGTTGCAGTGCACAAGAGGTGCTGGACCTGGCGGCAGCGCTCGCGCGCCAGTCGATGCACCCGGCTTCGCGGGCCTTGGCTGCAGCAGCTTCTGCACGGCAGCTGCCGTTGGGGCGTTGGCAGGTGATGGGCCTGCAAGAGGATGCAGGGCAGGGGCTGACCGCTACGGTGGAGGACGCCACCGGGGCAGTGGCTGCTCGCACGATCCGCCTGGGCTCTGTCCGCCACGCGGGCGTTGCCAACGATGCTGGCGGTGCCGCGCTGCAAGTCGTGCTCTCTGAACAAGCGGCAGACGGAGCCCTGAACGAGCTGGCCCGCTTCGACCTGGTGGAGGACCTGCGGGCCGAGGCGTCGGCCGTGGTGCGGGCCTTGCAGCAGGACGGCGTGGCCGTGCAATTGCTGTCGGGTGACCGCCGGGGCGCGGTGCAACGGGTGGCCACGCAGGCGGGCATTGCCCATGCCCAGGGCGAGTGCACTCCGCAGGGCAAGCTGGCAGCGCTGCAGGCACTGCAGTCGCAGGGGCACCACGTAGCCATGGTGGGCGATGGCCTCAATGATGGCCCGGTGCTTGCGGGGGCCCATGTCTCTTTTGCCTTTGGCCGTGCCGTGCCGCTGGCGCAGTCCCGGGCGGACTTTGTGGTGCTGGGCGACAGCCTGGCGCTGGTGCCGCAAACCGTGCTGCTGGCCCGCCGCACCCTGCGCGTGGTGCGGCAGAACCTGTGGTGGGCCGCTGCCTACAATGCGCTGTGTGTGCCGCTGGCGGTGCTGGGCTGGATGCCCGCCTGGCTGGCCGGGCTGGGCATGGCGCTGAGTTCGCTGCTGGTGGTGCTCAATGCCGCGCGCCTGGCGCGCGACCTGCCTTCCTTGCCAGGCTCGCCCAGCGCGCCGTTGCCAACAGCTGCTTTGCCTGCGCGCCCCGACATCACGGCCGGCGGCACGTCGCAGCCGCCCCTTGATCTTTCGAAGACCCCACTGGAGCCCGTCTGA
- a CDS encoding universal stress protein, translating to MYKRILIATDGSPLSDKAVEHGLSLAALSGATVVALKVVPRYPRSYFEGGMPVDMNDVKRIEAQWGDAAQAMVDGVKAQGGAQGVTVKAVVAKSDLVAEAVIAAAKKHKCDLIVMASHGRKGLKRLLLGSETQHVLTHSHIPVLVLR from the coding sequence ATGTACAAACGCATCCTGATCGCTACAGACGGATCCCCTCTGTCGGACAAAGCGGTGGAACATGGCCTGTCCCTGGCCGCCCTGTCAGGCGCCACCGTGGTCGCCCTCAAGGTGGTGCCCCGCTACCCCCGCAGCTACTTTGAAGGCGGCATGCCGGTGGACATGAACGACGTCAAACGCATCGAAGCCCAGTGGGGCGACGCCGCACAGGCCATGGTCGACGGCGTGAAAGCCCAAGGCGGCGCTCAAGGCGTGACCGTGAAGGCTGTCGTCGCCAAGTCCGACCTGGTGGCCGAAGCCGTGATTGCTGCCGCCAAGAAGCACAAGTGCGACCTGATCGTGATGGCCTCGCACGGCCGCAAGGGCCTCAAGCGTTTGCTGCTCGGCAGCGAAACGCAGCATGTGCTGACGCACTCGCACATTCCGGTGCTGGTGCTGCGCTGA
- a CDS encoding malonyl-CoA synthase, with the protein MSQQNLFSALRAAFPSDLDSTAVETTAADGTPLYYTWRDLDRASARIANLLASLKLPEGSRVAVQVEKSVEAMALYLATLRAGYVFLPLNTAYQSAEIEYFIGNAEPAVVVCSPGNFGWVSKIAFTLGTQHVFTLGDDRTGSLLDRAAHHSDEHQAVARSADDLAAILYTSGTTGRSKGAMLTHGNMLSNAVMLKDYWGWTATGGPDGRGDVLIHALPIFHVHGLFVAIHGALINGSKMIWMAKFDPKAVIAAMPRATVFMGVPTLYVRMLAEPGLTKEAVKNMRLFIAGSAPLLIETFKEWQQRTGHTILERYGMSETIMLTSNPYSADKRYQGQDERRGGTVGFPLPGVSLRVQGDDGKDLPVGEIGGIQVKGPNVFKGYWRMPEKTAEEFTKDGYFKTGDVGKVDERGYVHIVGRSKDLIISGGYNVYPAEIEGYINEMPGVAESALVGVPHPDFGEVGVAVVIAKPGAQLDADAIVAQLKSQLANFKIPKKCFVVAELPRNTMGKVQKNLLRDQYKGLFA; encoded by the coding sequence ATGAGCCAACAAAACCTCTTCAGCGCCCTGCGCGCCGCGTTCCCGTCTGACCTGGACAGCACCGCCGTCGAGACCACGGCGGCGGACGGTACTCCGCTGTACTACACCTGGCGCGACCTGGACCGCGCCAGCGCCCGCATCGCCAACCTGCTCGCATCGCTCAAGCTGCCCGAAGGCAGCCGCGTGGCCGTGCAGGTTGAAAAATCCGTCGAAGCCATGGCCCTGTACCTGGCCACGCTGCGCGCGGGCTACGTGTTCTTGCCGCTCAACACCGCCTACCAAAGCGCCGAGATCGAATACTTCATCGGCAACGCCGAGCCTGCCGTGGTGGTGTGCAGCCCCGGTAACTTCGGCTGGGTCAGCAAAATCGCCTTCACCCTCGGTACGCAGCATGTGTTCACCCTGGGCGACGACCGCACTGGCAGCCTGCTCGATCGCGCTGCCCACCACAGTGACGAGCACCAGGCCGTGGCCCGCAGCGCCGACGATCTGGCCGCCATCCTCTACACCAGCGGCACCACCGGCCGCAGCAAGGGCGCCATGCTCACGCACGGCAACATGCTCAGCAACGCGGTCATGCTCAAGGACTACTGGGGCTGGACCGCTACCGGGGGGCCTGATGGCCGGGGCGACGTGCTCATCCACGCGCTGCCCATCTTCCACGTCCACGGCCTCTTCGTCGCCATCCACGGCGCACTCATCAACGGCAGCAAGATGATCTGGATGGCCAAGTTCGACCCCAAGGCCGTCATCGCCGCCATGCCCCGTGCCACCGTGTTCATGGGTGTGCCCACTCTGTACGTGCGCATGCTGGCCGAGCCAGGCCTGACCAAAGAGGCGGTGAAGAACATGCGCCTGTTCATCGCAGGCTCTGCGCCGCTGCTCATCGAAACCTTCAAGGAATGGCAGCAGCGCACCGGTCACACCATTCTGGAGCGCTACGGCATGAGCGAAACCATCATGCTCACCAGTAACCCCTACAGCGCCGATAAGCGCTACCAAGGCCAGGACGAACGCCGTGGCGGCACTGTCGGCTTCCCACTGCCGGGCGTCAGCCTGCGCGTGCAGGGCGACGACGGCAAAGACCTGCCCGTGGGCGAGATCGGCGGCATCCAGGTCAAGGGCCCCAACGTGTTCAAAGGCTACTGGCGCATGCCCGAAAAGACGGCCGAAGAGTTCACGAAAGACGGTTACTTCAAGACCGGCGACGTGGGCAAGGTCGATGAGCGCGGCTACGTCCACATCGTGGGCCGCAGCAAAGACCTGATCATCAGCGGCGGCTACAACGTCTACCCCGCAGAGATCGAGGGCTACATCAACGAAATGCCCGGCGTAGCCGAAAGCGCCCTGGTCGGTGTGCCGCACCCGGACTTTGGCGAAGTGGGCGTGGCCGTGGTCATTGCCAAACCCGGCGCCCAACTGGATGCCGACGCCATCGTGGCCCAGCTCAAGTCGCAACTGGCCAACTTCAAGATTCCGAAGAAGTGCTTTGTGGTGGCGGAACTGCCGCGCAATACGATGGGGAAGGTGCAGAAGAATCTGCTGCGGGATCAGTACAAGGGGTTGTTTGCCTGA
- a CDS encoding enoyl-CoA hydratase/isomerase family protein, translating into MSGDVLMNAGEGGVVHVTLCHTGRLNAMSRPMWRQLRAVFEDVQRRSDVRCVLIAGEGGAFCAGGDISEYPGFRFDAAALRDFHENDVWGGLNAMLQCDVPIVAQISGACMGAGVEIASCCDIRVAGSGARFGAPIAKLGFPMAPREAQLVAGAVGDVTARQMLLEAATFSAPDMLARGFLSRVVADDMVATEALGSAQRIAALAPQAARMNKQTFRALKAPVALENHAQSAIENIVNGPADPYAYAASAEHREGISAFLDKRAPVF; encoded by the coding sequence ATGTCGGGTGATGTGTTGATGAATGCTGGTGAGGGCGGAGTGGTGCATGTCACCCTGTGCCACACCGGGCGGCTGAACGCCATGTCGCGGCCCATGTGGCGGCAGTTGCGTGCGGTGTTTGAAGACGTGCAGCGCCGTTCCGATGTGCGCTGTGTGCTCATCGCGGGCGAGGGCGGGGCGTTTTGTGCGGGCGGAGACATTTCAGAGTACCCCGGCTTCCGTTTTGATGCGGCGGCGCTGCGCGACTTTCATGAAAACGACGTTTGGGGTGGGCTCAACGCCATGCTTCAGTGCGACGTACCCATCGTGGCCCAGATCAGCGGTGCCTGCATGGGCGCTGGCGTGGAGATTGCCAGCTGCTGCGACATCCGCGTGGCGGGCAGTGGCGCGCGCTTTGGCGCGCCGATTGCCAAGCTGGGTTTCCCGATGGCCCCGCGTGAGGCGCAATTGGTGGCCGGTGCGGTGGGTGACGTGACTGCACGCCAGATGCTGCTGGAGGCCGCCACCTTCAGCGCCCCCGACATGCTGGCCCGTGGCTTTCTGAGTCGCGTGGTGGCTGACGACATGGTGGCCACCGAAGCCCTGGGCAGTGCCCAGCGCATTGCCGCATTGGCACCCCAGGCCGCCCGCATGAACAAGCAGACGTTTCGGGCACTGAAAGCGCCTGTAGCGCTAGAAAATCATGCCCAGTCTGCTATCGAAAACATAGTTAATGGACCTGCCGACCCCTATGCCTACGCCGCCAGTGCCGAGCACCGCGAAGGGATCTCTGCCTTTCTGGACAAGCGCGCGCCGGTGTTCTGA
- a CDS encoding tripartite tricarboxylate transporter substrate binding protein codes for MTDSRIQRRDVLLGAAAAGLGLASGSSWADSNWPTKPVTVVVPFPAGGGTDAFARPLAAQFSKSTGKTLVIDNRGGAGGTLGASIASKAAPDGYTLFMGAVHHAIAPSMYPKLDYDIEKDFIPLALLANVPQVVVVNPKTPSANFKQFLDYVKRNPAKLNYGSAGAGTSHHLAGELFKQQTGTFITHIPYRGAGPALQDLIGGNVDMMFDGLGSSANHIKSGRIKALMVSGPKRNPAFPDVPCASEVGLPDYTVTTWYGLWAPKGTPADVQARIVDEIKRLGTAEELKAVWASNGADYGGMTQQQFGAFVSSEVKRWAAVVKASGAKLD; via the coding sequence ATGACTGATTCGCGAATCCAACGCCGGGATGTGTTGCTCGGCGCAGCGGCTGCAGGTTTGGGCCTGGCCAGCGGCAGCAGCTGGGCCGACAGCAACTGGCCGACCAAGCCGGTGACGGTGGTGGTGCCTTTCCCCGCCGGTGGCGGCACCGATGCCTTTGCCCGGCCGCTGGCCGCGCAGTTTTCCAAAAGCACGGGCAAGACGCTGGTGATCGACAACCGGGGGGGCGCCGGTGGCACGCTGGGCGCCAGCATTGCCTCCAAGGCTGCGCCCGACGGCTACACCCTGTTCATGGGGGCGGTGCACCACGCCATTGCACCGTCGATGTACCCCAAGCTCGACTACGACATCGAAAAAGACTTCATCCCGCTGGCACTGTTGGCCAACGTGCCGCAGGTGGTGGTGGTCAACCCCAAGACGCCGTCGGCCAACTTCAAGCAGTTCCTGGACTACGTCAAGCGCAACCCTGCCAAGCTCAACTACGGCTCGGCCGGAGCCGGCACCTCGCACCACCTGGCGGGCGAGCTGTTCAAGCAGCAGACGGGCACCTTTATCACCCACATCCCGTACCGGGGCGCGGGCCCGGCGTTGCAAGACCTGATCGGCGGCAACGTGGACATGATGTTCGACGGCCTGGGGTCTTCCGCCAACCACATCAAGAGCGGCCGCATCAAGGCGCTGATGGTGTCGGGCCCCAAGCGCAACCCCGCGTTCCCCGACGTGCCCTGCGCCTCCGAAGTGGGCCTGCCCGACTACACCGTGACCACGTGGTACGGCCTGTGGGCGCCCAAAGGCACGCCGGCTGATGTGCAGGCCCGCATCGTGGACGAAATCAAGCGCCTGGGCACGGCCGAAGAGCTCAAGGCCGTGTGGGCCAGCAACGGCGCGGACTACGGCGGCATGACGCAGCAGCAGTTTGGCGCGTTTGTGAGCAGCGAGGTCAAGCGCTGGGCGGCCGTGGTGAAGGCGTCTGGCGCCAAATTGGACTAA
- a CDS encoding malonyl-CoA decarboxylase — protein MISSTPEWIARSVSRLRTAAPAADKAGDKLAKAALDKTVTDVVAKVAVPRSTHERLQATLRRGQEALSPRALRRLLADLQEVVAPQVSEIEGGRRAQVVAEWYAKAEPEERRDMWLLMCEQFAPDATRFKSARQRYEAAAGTAEEGQAEISLRRALVSPRTRLLQRFSAFPEGMRFLVDMRAEILPLLKADKRLLPLDAELEHLFSTWFDVAFLELRRLSWDSPASLLEKLIKYEAVHDIRSWADLKNRLDSDRRCYGFFHPRLPNEPLIFVEVALLDKISSSITPLLDEAAAPVDITRATTAIFYSISNTQTGLRGVSFGDSLIKHVVETLTAEFPRLRTFATLSPIPGFRAWLGKHAGAMLDRLDDKRRSELGRAVGFEPPQATHFLGALDKALELDAKSPVRQMLLECAAYYLGRELQEGKPADPVARFHLGNGARVERLNWAGDPSSKGQKQSYGLMVNYLYDLKRIDKHRSLLAQGKVPVSGDIDSLCRD, from the coding sequence ATGATCAGCAGCACCCCCGAATGGATCGCCCGCAGCGTGTCACGCCTGCGCACTGCCGCACCCGCCGCCGACAAGGCGGGTGACAAGCTCGCCAAGGCCGCGCTCGACAAAACCGTGACCGATGTGGTCGCCAAGGTGGCGGTGCCGCGTTCCACCCACGAGCGCCTGCAGGCCACCCTGCGCCGCGGCCAGGAGGCGCTGTCTCCCCGCGCGCTGCGCCGCCTGCTGGCCGACCTGCAGGAGGTGGTGGCGCCGCAGGTGAGCGAGATCGAAGGTGGCCGCCGCGCCCAGGTGGTGGCCGAGTGGTATGCCAAGGCCGAGCCCGAGGAGCGGCGCGACATGTGGCTGCTGATGTGCGAGCAGTTTGCGCCCGACGCCACGCGCTTCAAGTCCGCCCGCCAGCGCTACGAGGCAGCAGCGGGCACGGCCGAAGAAGGACAGGCCGAGATCAGCCTGCGCCGCGCTTTGGTGTCGCCCCGCACGCGGCTGCTGCAGCGGTTTTCGGCGTTCCCTGAAGGCATGCGCTTTCTGGTGGACATGCGCGCAGAGATCCTGCCGCTGCTCAAGGCCGACAAGCGCCTGCTGCCGCTCGATGCCGAGCTGGAGCACCTGTTCTCGACCTGGTTTGATGTGGCGTTTCTGGAGCTGCGCCGCCTGTCGTGGGACTCGCCTGCATCCCTGCTTGAAAAGCTCATCAAGTACGAGGCCGTGCACGACATCCGCAGCTGGGCTGACCTGAAGAACCGGCTGGACAGTGACCGCCGCTGCTACGGCTTCTTCCACCCGCGCCTGCCCAACGAGCCGTTGATCTTCGTGGAGGTGGCGTTGCTCGACAAGATCTCGTCCAGCATCACGCCGCTCCTGGACGAGGCCGCTGCGCCCGTGGACATCACGCGAGCCACCACGGCCATCTTCTACTCCATCAGCAACACACAAACCGGCCTGCGCGGCGTGAGCTTTGGCGACTCGCTGATCAAGCATGTAGTGGAGACGCTCACGGCCGAGTTTCCGCGCCTGCGCACCTTTGCCACGCTGTCGCCCATCCCGGGTTTCCGTGCTTGGCTGGGCAAACACGCGGGTGCGATGCTGGACCGCCTGGACGATAAGCGCCGCAGCGAACTGGGCCGCGCGGTGGGGTTCGAGCCGCCGCAGGCCACGCATTTTCTCGGGGCGTTGGACAAGGCGCTGGAGCTGGACGCTAAATCCCCTGTGCGCCAGATGCTGCTGGAATGCGCCGCGTACTATCTGGGCCGCGAGCTGCAAGAAGGCAAGCCGGCAGACCCCGTGGCCCGCTTCCACCTGGGCAACGGCGCGCGGGTAGAGCGCCTGAACTGGGCGGGTGATCCGTCCAGCAAGGGGCAAAAACAATCGTACGGGCTCATGGTGAACTACCTGTACGACTTGAAGCGCATCGACAAGCATCGCAGCTTGCTTGCGCAGGGCAAAGTGCCAGTGTCGGGGGACATCGACAGCCTTTGCCGCGACTGA
- a CDS encoding GntR family transcriptional regulator — MRPVPNSLHDEVASRLREQIFAGTLPPGSFLDEAALCERLEISRTPLREALKVLVAEGLLRHEPRRGCFVAEVTESDLDEIFPVIALLEGRAAHEATRKAVAADIAALEQLHDRLQQCAADGLVTDYYEANYAIHEAFITLADNRWLAQVIGDLRKILRLARHKSLHAPGRMQQSLAEHLAVFAALKARDCDAAEEAMRTHLLRQRDALRDVARNQQSRLTP, encoded by the coding sequence ATGCGTCCTGTCCCGAATTCACTGCACGACGAAGTCGCCTCCCGGCTGCGGGAGCAGATTTTTGCGGGCACCTTGCCGCCCGGCAGCTTTCTGGACGAAGCCGCCCTGTGCGAGCGGCTGGAAATTTCTCGCACCCCGCTGCGCGAGGCGCTCAAGGTGCTGGTAGCCGAGGGGCTGCTGCGCCACGAGCCGCGCCGGGGTTGTTTTGTGGCCGAGGTCACCGAGAGCGACCTGGACGAAATCTTCCCGGTCATTGCGCTGCTGGAAGGCCGTGCCGCGCACGAGGCCACGCGCAAAGCCGTGGCGGCCGACATTGCCGCGCTGGAGCAGTTGCACGATCGCCTGCAGCAATGCGCGGCTGACGGGCTGGTCACCGACTACTACGAAGCCAACTACGCCATCCACGAGGCCTTCATCACGCTGGCCGACAACCGCTGGCTGGCCCAGGTGATTGGCGACCTGCGCAAGATCCTGCGCCTGGCGCGCCACAAGTCGCTGCACGCCCCCGGGCGCATGCAGCAAAGCCTGGCGGAGCACTTGGCCGTGTTTGCTGCCCTCAAGGCCCGCGACTGCGATGCCGCCGAAGAAGCCATGCGCACCCATTTGTTGCGCCAGCGCGATGCGCTGCGCGACGTAGCCCGCAACCAGCAATCGAGGTTGACCCCATGA
- a CDS encoding LysR family transcriptional regulator — MRINQPMDSLPDMAVFARVVDAGSFSAAARQLGITPSAVSRQVARLEGALRVRLLERTTRKLRLTDAGTAVYSRCQDMVSAAREVWALSDTHSAAPSGMVRMSMAKAVGRQLVHPLVLPFLQKYPQVDVQLLITDRTVDLFEEPIDLALRVTDTPPPGLAGRPLATLRHLICASPRYLAERGHPRHPRDLEQHACITLGEDERDRHWRFERAGETATVAVRGRYVANHSEVRLEAALSHLGIASLPGFTARAALERGDLVTVLPDWEHKTSYAGTAWVLYPSHRFLPAKLRVWIDHLVEGFAGVE, encoded by the coding sequence ATGCGCATCAATCAACCCATGGACAGCCTCCCCGACATGGCGGTGTTTGCCCGCGTGGTGGACGCAGGCAGTTTCTCGGCTGCCGCCCGGCAGCTGGGCATCACCCCCTCAGCGGTCAGCCGCCAGGTGGCCCGGCTGGAGGGGGCGCTGCGCGTGCGCCTGCTGGAGCGCACCACCCGCAAGCTGCGGCTGACCGATGCGGGCACGGCGGTCTACAGCCGCTGCCAGGACATGGTGTCTGCCGCGCGCGAGGTGTGGGCGCTGAGCGACACGCACTCTGCCGCGCCCTCCGGCATGGTGCGCATGAGCATGGCCAAGGCGGTGGGGCGCCAACTGGTGCACCCGCTGGTGCTGCCGTTTTTGCAGAAATACCCCCAGGTCGATGTGCAGCTGTTGATCACCGACCGCACGGTGGACCTGTTCGAGGAGCCCATCGACCTGGCCCTGCGCGTGACCGACACCCCGCCCCCGGGACTGGCCGGACGGCCGCTGGCCACGTTGCGCCATTTGATTTGCGCCAGCCCGCGTTACCTGGCCGAGCGGGGCCACCCCCGGCACCCGCGCGACCTGGAGCAGCACGCCTGCATCACCCTGGGCGAAGACGAGCGCGACCGGCACTGGCGCTTTGAGCGGGCAGGCGAGACCGCAACGGTGGCCGTGCGCGGCCGCTATGTGGCCAACCACAGCGAGGTGCGGCTGGAGGCCGCGCTGAGCCACCTGGGCATTGCCAGCCTGCCGGGCTTTACCGCGCGCGCTGCGTTGGAGCGGGGTGACCTGGTGACCGTGTTGCCCGACTGGGAGCACAAGACCTCGTACGCGGGCACGGCCTGGGTGCTGTACCCGTCCCACCGCTTTCTGCCCGCCAAGCTGCGGGTGTGGATCGACCACCTGGTGGAAGGATTTGCGGGCGTGGAGTGA
- a CDS encoding DMT family transporter produces the protein MSHTLPLSTPSPLAPRLSDLALLLVAVVWGTSYGVAKGALVFYPVLGFLAVRFLLTFAVLLPALLRASAPERRDGLVAGLPLGVLMLGIFLCETFGLALTQASNAAFLISLCVVFTPFAEWWLLRQRPERAMFAFAAVSLLGAALLSGGYTGRWGWGDALMLAAAVLRAITVCQTTRLTRSRNAPVLALTAVQSGVIGVGCLLLALALPGTLPPLPSLTQASAFWWACIYLVAGCTVFAFVAQNWALRHSSPTRVGLLTSSEPAFGALFAVFWLGEQLSVTGWVGGALIVGAALWTMARRGDAQH, from the coding sequence ATGTCACACACCCTGCCCCTGTCCACCCCCTCCCCGCTGGCCCCGCGCCTGTCCGACCTGGCCCTGCTGCTGGTGGCCGTGGTGTGGGGCACGAGCTACGGCGTGGCCAAGGGGGCCCTGGTGTTCTACCCGGTGCTGGGCTTTTTGGCCGTGCGCTTCCTCCTGACCTTTGCCGTACTGCTCCCGGCCCTGCTGCGCGCCAGTGCGCCCGAGCGGCGCGATGGGCTGGTGGCCGGGCTGCCACTGGGCGTGTTGATGCTGGGCATCTTTCTGTGCGAGACCTTTGGCCTTGCGCTCACGCAGGCCAGCAATGCAGCGTTTTTGATCAGCCTGTGTGTGGTGTTCACGCCGTTTGCCGAGTGGTGGCTGCTGCGCCAGCGGCCCGAGCGCGCGATGTTTGCTTTTGCCGCCGTGTCGCTCCTCGGCGCGGCACTGCTCAGTGGGGGTTACACGGGCCGGTGGGGCTGGGGCGACGCGCTGATGCTGGCGGCGGCTGTGCTGCGCGCCATCACGGTGTGCCAAACCACGCGGCTCACCCGCAGCCGCAATGCGCCGGTGCTGGCCCTCACGGCGGTGCAGTCGGGCGTCATTGGGGTGGGCTGCCTGCTGCTGGCGCTGGCTTTGCCGGGCACGCTGCCCCCGCTGCCGTCGCTCACCCAGGCCAGTGCCTTCTGGTGGGCCTGCATTTACCTGGTGGCGGGCTGCACGGTGTTTGCGTTTGTGGCCCAGAACTGGGCACTGCGCCACAGCTCGCCCACGCGGGTGGGCTTGCTGACCAGCAGCGAGCCCGCCTTTGGGGCGCTGTTTGCGGTGTTCTGGCTGGGCGAGCAGCTCAGCGTTACGGGCTGGGTGGGCGGTGCGCTCATCGTGGGCGCCGCCCTGTGGACGATGGCGCGGCGGGGGGATGCGCAGCACTGA